CCCTTAACTCTGATAGTGCCCATcccacctactccctccgtttcaaaatagatgactcaactttgtattaactttagtaaaagttagtataaagttgagtcatctttGTGGCTGCACATGTAAGCTAGTAGTTATAAAAAGGTGGTTGATCTCTTTGGGCCTGATCGAATGGTCCACTAGTGTGCTCTCCCATGATGGTAACACTGTACCTTGCCACCATTCATACTATTTTTCCTAGGTATTTCATGAAACTATGTTGGTCCTATTTAATACATTGCCAGTCACATCTCATCATGAATATCACTTCACATGAACCCATCCACTTTAGCAAATAAAATATAATATTTCTACAACGATGGCGACAAGGAAGTAAGCTCAGACCTACTCATTGAACTACACTAGGATCATACTACATATTTATCATACATACTCCtactcatgcatactactcaaaaGGGACTAAATGCATAGTAAAATATAGGTTCATGTGTATGAACAAGAGATGGAACTTGTCTTGGTCTTCACTTGTAATAGTACAAAGTCTGATACTATTCTGCTTCGCTCTTTGGTGAATCTGATATAAGTAAATAACACTCAGTGAACAAGCATGCCATATAGAAGAATAAAAAAGAACACAAGAACAAATATGGCATAGTATAAAAGAACAACACCATACTAAGTATTATATCTAATATAGATTCTTATGATGTTTTAGGATAAAAGGAAAAGAATTAACTCAAAAGAGTTAATGGAAATAAAGATATAGTTAAGCCAGGATTCAAATTTGAATAAATACAAATGGCTTGAATATTTGAAACTAAGTTACATAATGGATGAGGTTTTAGTAGAGATTTATGCAAAAACAATCACTTGAAAAGGATTTCTAGTTTACAAGTGATGATTAAAACAAGgcttgaattcaaatttgaatatccCTAAAAGTATAAACTAAAGCTAGGGTTCATTGGATAAAAGTGAATCATAAGAAGAAAATGCaaaatgaattatttgaggaatAAATTTTTTGAATTAAAGGAATTCTATGGCTTGAATTCAAAATTCATATTGAATCATGAAAAGTTTGAAAGTCTGGATCAAGTGGTATATATGAATAAAGAATAATCTAACGATCATAATGCAGTAGACTTCACTAAATCTGGACATGTGGTTTGCATGTAAGACCCTATTAAAGGTTCAAATACAAATTTGAACACAATCAAATTTGTATGTTCACAAGATGAAACCAAGTGTAGCATAGGATGATGCATTTCGTGAATATCATTTTGCAAAAAGTCCCCTTGGATTCAGACTTGGAGCTAAAAAGTTATGACGGTTTTAAATCTCAGGTACTTTTCTGTCAAATTGCCATATAACTCTACGCGGCATGATATTTTGAATTTAAATGGGGAACAGCTGGCGACGTGATATTGCTCAGTAAAGGTTCGTTCAGGAAATATCAGGGGCTGTTGGATATGTGTCAATGGACACATGTGCCGCGTCCACGTCACAGGGTCGCGACGCTCATTGGAATCCCAGCCggagaaggagaagacggcggcggtgGGCTCTGGTCGAAGTGGGCGCTGCCCTCTGTGGTCCTCCGCATCAGCGAAGAGCACAATGGGGCTCCCCTGGTCACAGCGATCATTTTCATAACTTAAATGTCATCGGGCAAAACTTGTGTCAACGACCGCTTGTGTCTGGAGCACGGGCGGTGTCGGCAAGATTCGCCGGACGCCAGGGTGGTCTTTTCCGTGTGGATCTGCGTGAGTAAATGGGTCAAAGAGGCGCgccattgagagagagagagagagagagagagagagagagagagagagagagagagagagagagagagagagagagatggaggtgCCTGTGGTGGTCAATGGGGCTTACGGCCGCTAGAATCAACCGTAGATGCGAGTCTGGCTGGCGGAGCTTCCAGAGCTCATAGAGCTCGACTCTGAGGGAGGGTGTCTGGTATTTATAGGGGGTATATGCTGTCCGGGTCAGTGAGATGATCACGAAATCGCGGCAAAGCTAAGCTGGCAACAAATCGACGGGATCAAGCTTATACCATGCAGGAGGAAGGGGATGATGCATGGGGTCCACCCGTCGGCGACTCCAGGTGAGAGAGAAAGGGGGCATGTGGTGGCCCTTAATCTGAAGTGAGATCAGACGGTCCATGTTGCCTCATGCCTCATACTGATTCGGCTGCTAAAACGGACATGGCGTTAAGTCTTGTGTTGGGAATTCGCAGGGTTAGAAACAGTGTTTGTATGTGCAATATTACACAAGTGCAACCTTGTGGCATTATCAAGTCTTGCGTTGGGAATTCACATGGTTAGAAACAGTGTTTGCTCTAGAATACATTGATGTTCACTTGTAATTTGCAGAAGGACAACTTGCAATCAACCATAGTATTTGATCCTGCCGGAGATCTCTCATTGTCTACTTGCAATCTAGAATACAGATTGAAAAATGAATGTTCTAATATGTACCTTGGTCCCAGTCGAGGCCGAGCGAGGAGAGGTCGCTGAGGATGGCCTCCTCGGAATTCCTGGTGGTACTTGAAGATCACGGTTCAAGCACCCCCGATGTGGAATTTGCTGATCGCCACAAGGGAGCGAACGCTGAGCGGGTAGCTGGCGGCGGGCGAAGCACGGTCACGCCTAAAAAAGGAGCCTGACGCGGAGCTACAATGGCGAAGAGGTGGGAGAGTGGCAACGACGAGCTAGGCCAGGCGAACGGGTGGCAGCCGGGGTCCGGGGCCGTGGGGAGCAACAACTATGACCATGGTCAGCCAGGGATCCTCGCGCCGCCGTCTACACACCGGCGAGAGATGGGATTGGCGAGATGCGTTCAGGATTGAGGGATTGCCAAATCTTTCTAAAAAAACATTCACACAGGGCCATAATTCCCTTGACTGATTAAAATTAATAATTTTAGTTAATAGTTTAAATCAACGACTGAAAATAATTAGCAGGGGTTtgtgtaatactccctccgttcagaattatttgtcgcagaaatggatgtatctagacgtattttagttttagatacatccatttccgagacaagtaattccgaacggagggagtacaagtttaAGTTACGAAATATTTGGCTCTCACGGTTTAGAAAGAACATGTTTCAAGACAAATGTTGTATAAGACCAAAAGAATCTTTATTAACAAATCCTCCAAAATGAATCAGCAAAACACAAAGGCCGAATACGTCCAACATACACATAACTACTTAACTATACACACAGATAGTTTTTGTACTTCTCTATACAATAACGTACACATGTGCGTGCGACTGCCGAGATGCACTCAAGCCATGAGGTAGGCAACGACAAGCAAAACAGCAAGGCCAAACTCCATGGCCTCCACATTGGTTGCAGCGGAGACATGTGTTGGCGGGGGAGCGTTGCTTGCACTTGGGCTGCAGGCTGGGGCGGGTGACGAAGAGGAGGAGCCTGGCATGACATTGATTTTGACCTTCATGCCGCCCGCGCAATGACCAGGGAAGCCACAGATGAAGTAGCGGGTGCCGGTGGCGGTGAGGGAGACAACATCATTCTCGGAGTTGAAGGTGGTGACGGGGCTGGCGGTGCTGCAGGAGTCGTAGTCTGCTGCTAACCTCGAGGACGTTGTGTGCCTGAGAGGAGTACTTGAAGACGATCTGATCGCTGGTTTGGAAGTTTCTAGAGGACGCCCAAGTGACGTAGTTGGTGTTGAGGTCCCATGCGCCGCCCGGCTCGCCCACGTTGTAGCTTACCGCAGATGCAGTGCTCAGGACGCCCAAGTGACGTAGTTGGTGCTGAGGTCCCATGCGCCGCCCGTCTCGCCCACGTTGTAGGTTACCACATGTTAGCTTATACTAGCactaatgcccgtgcattgcaacgggagagaaaagcACCTGGTTGCGAGTATCTCTTCACGTCTTCATTAGCGTTGCTCAATGATGCCCGATAAATCGCGCATTATACCAAAAATAGTTAATTTCATTTTAGTACAATGTATTTGCTTCACTACTAAGGCAACACAAATTTCCATGAACCAGTGTTCGCTAGGTTTACGGACTGTGTAGCATAGCACTATTCGTGTCTAATGATATTAGGAGCGTTGTACAAAAACCATTAATCCATGGCTAATATAATAGAGAAAGTATGGAGTTTGTGTCGCACACAACTTTGAATCCGAGTACGACTCTTTGTACTTTGGTGACGGGCGAATGAAAACACAAAACCTGCACCGCATACCACTATGTGCCATCTTTTGTATTCAACTCTGACAAACGTCACAAATAAGATTACTCTCCCTCGAGTAACATTGTGAAATTAAAGTTGTTTCACTAAAAGTAAAATACAAATATCTAGATTCTTGTTTGTTTTTGCGGAAAAACTTTGTCAAACATGCAAAAGTTGTTAGGTTTTCTTGCTTTTTTCAAGTTAATTTGACTTATATCAGGTGTGTAGATGATCTGAAACTACGACTCCTAGCCATTCAGCATGGATGGTGAGCTATCTAAAAAACGAAGAAAACTACGGCTCCTATGACATGAAGATATAGAAAAAAGCTCAATTCAAGTATAAAGGAAACCTTTAACCACTTTGCATCGGGAGAAAGATTGACGTGTATATATTTTTAGACGGAAGCATTGGCCATTATGTCATAAATCAATCATTGCATGCGAGTATACAATCCCATTTCACGTGCGCATTTGAGAAATCTATTGtttaaaaaaaaaatctgaaatccCTCCCTTCCTTCTATATTCACTTTccttccccttcctttccttttttagTTTCTTTATTTCCTTCCTTATGACGGGATGGCTTTCCACTTTTTCCCAGGTGGCTCACTGATGTTCAAGCAATTTGTCTATGTATCTAAATTGGTCGGTTTTCGTGTATAGGAGCGATGTGGTACTAATAAATTCTATGACGAACGAACTATAAAACACAAGTCACAAGTATTACCTAGCTCATGTGGCAGTAGCCGTAATGATTGCTGGTCAGGTCACCAGTTCGAAACCCTATGCCTATTATTTTTTGTTCGGCCCACAAAACATTTTCTCCCCTGAACCAGCTGCGTGCGGCCCAGAACGACGTACAAACAAAATAATTAAGGCCCATGAGAACTGACGGGAATAAAATCACACGGGCAGAAActattagtaccacctcggatagttAAAATCTCAAAAGTATAATTAATAATatgggtgaacggatgaaaaaaaatgacgaaacgcaccttgctttattagtaggtatagatattaGACCCGAGATATATGTTAACATGTGCTCCACTTAGATATGTAATACTTCACTAATTACAAGTTCAATTGTAGCCTACAAATACATATTTTCGAGACAATGGCCAGGGAAGCCGCATATGAAGTAGCGGGTGCCAGTGACGGTAAGGGCGATGACATCATTCCCGGAGTTGAGGGTGGCAATGGGGGTCGCAGTGCTGCATGAGTCGTAGTCGGCCTTGCTGACCTCGAGGACATCGTGCGCCTGAGGGGAGTACTTGAAGACGATCTGGTCGTCGGGTTGGAAGTTCCTGGAGGACGCCCATGTGCTGTAGTTGGTGCCGTGGTCCCACGCTCTGCCGGGCTCGCCAACATTGTAGATTGCAGCCGAGGCGGTGCTCATGATGGCCATCGCGGCCACGGCGAGGAGAATGGTTCTGGTGATGGCCATGGCAGTAGGACCTGGAAGCAAGGCAGTGAGAGCTAGCAGAGGAGATACGAGTCGGATGCTACTATACTGAACCTTGAGGTGAGATTGTGTTGCTTCTTTAGGTGTCTGTGTCGGGTCCTATATATACAAACTCATGGCCAGGTGGGTTGAAGAAACGCATGCGGTAGGTGAAAGCGTAGAATATAGAGTACGCGGGTACACGAGCTAGGCATGCAGGTA
This region of Triticum aestivum cultivar Chinese Spring chromosome 2D, IWGSC CS RefSeq v2.1, whole genome shotgun sequence genomic DNA includes:
- the LOC123050524 gene encoding uclacyanin 1-like, whose translation is MAITRTILLAVAAMAIMSTASAAIYNIVFKYSPQAHDVLEVSKADYDSCSTATPIATLNSGNDVIALTVTGTRYFICGFPGHCAGGMKVKINVMPGSSSSSPAPACSPSASNAPPPTHVSAATNVEAMEFGLAVLLVVAYLMA